A stretch of the Leptospiraceae bacterium genome encodes the following:
- a CDS encoding DEAD/DEAH box helicase encodes MKFTELDLHENLHKAIADQGFEALTPIQEKAIPHILQGRDLSGLAQTGTGKTICFLLPIIQNLYTQTHTEGHLALILAPTRELVMQICEEAEKLLKYSDQKIATIIGGVGYKEQEKTLQENAALVIATPGRLIDHIRSGKLNLKNIQYFVLDEADRMFDMGFIRDIRYVMRHCPEKKQTLLFSATMSYYVIRLASDHLKDPLEIKVESEKITTDNIEQRVYHLGREEKFPYLVNTILEEAKDKDFGQGIIFTNLKMMVTDIVNTLRRFGIPATGISSMLDQKKRIKLLKDFKLGKYRYMVATDVASRGLDIESIDTVYNFDLPSDTESYVHRVGRTARAGRSGKALNFCSEFDYQELERIEKFLQYKIPIGEIREDYLKFPVNEVDNYERFNDRGRDVRSSNDSNGNWKKNNGNYKSRKKQNQQGEGPKHFHRKSKLKKFQKFNQDKPTYKENVEQAEMFLEKAGDLLPINKPVKDFPKPKKKNFKDKRKQQKNNNPDYSKKNRGEYEKSKRNLFDINDEPNKENQKPDSIWKKIRSFFGR; translated from the coding sequence ATGAAATTTACTGAATTAGACTTACATGAGAATTTGCATAAAGCTATCGCGGATCAGGGTTTCGAAGCCCTTACTCCTATTCAAGAAAAAGCAATACCTCATATTTTACAGGGAAGAGATTTAAGCGGGCTTGCCCAGACCGGTACAGGCAAGACAATTTGCTTTCTACTTCCTATTATTCAAAATCTGTATACACAAACACATACTGAAGGACACCTTGCGCTTATCCTCGCACCAACCCGGGAACTTGTTATGCAGATTTGTGAAGAAGCTGAAAAGCTTCTGAAATACAGCGATCAAAAAATAGCTACCATCATCGGAGGAGTAGGTTATAAAGAGCAGGAAAAAACCCTTCAAGAAAATGCTGCTCTTGTTATTGCTACCCCTGGAAGATTAATTGACCACATTCGTTCCGGCAAACTGAATTTAAAAAACATCCAGTATTTTGTATTGGATGAAGCCGACAGAATGTTTGATATGGGTTTTATACGGGACATTCGCTACGTAATGAGACATTGCCCGGAAAAAAAACAAACCCTTCTCTTTTCTGCGACTATGTCGTATTATGTAATTCGCCTGGCCTCAGACCACCTCAAAGATCCTCTCGAAATTAAAGTCGAATCCGAGAAAATCACAACAGATAATATCGAACAGAGGGTATACCACCTGGGTAGAGAAGAAAAATTTCCTTATCTGGTAAATACGATCCTTGAAGAAGCCAAAGATAAGGATTTCGGTCAGGGAATTATCTTTACCAACCTGAAAATGATGGTAACAGATATTGTAAATACACTGAGACGTTTTGGAATCCCGGCTACAGGAATCTCATCTATGCTGGATCAGAAGAAACGAATTAAGCTTTTAAAAGATTTTAAGCTGGGTAAATACAGGTACATGGTGGCTACCGATGTAGCCTCCAGGGGACTCGATATAGAAAGTATAGATACAGTGTATAATTTTGATCTTCCGAGTGATACAGAAAGCTATGTACACAGGGTAGGTAGAACAGCAAGGGCAGGAAGAAGCGGTAAAGCGCTAAATTTCTGTTCTGAGTTTGACTACCAGGAACTGGAAAGAATAGAAAAGTTTTTACAGTACAAAATTCCTATAGGAGAAATAAGGGAAGACTATCTGAAATTCCCTGTTAACGAAGTGGATAATTACGAAAGATTTAACGATAGGGGAAGAGATGTTCGCTCTTCCAATGATAGTAATGGAAACTGGAAAAAGAATAACGGTAATTACAAATCCCGTAAAAAACAGAACCAGCAGGGAGAAGGACCCAAACATTTTCATAGAAAATCCAAACTTAAGAAATTCCAGAAGTTTAATCAGGATAAGCCGACTTACAAAGAAAATGTAGAACAGGCCGAGATGTTTTTAGAAAAAGCCGGGGATTTACTTCCCATAAATAAACCGGTAAAAGATTTCCCAAAACCCAAAAAGAAAAATTTTAAAGATAAGAGAAAGCAACAAAAAAATAATAACCCCGATTATTCCAAAAAAAATAGGGGCGAATACGAGAAATCAAAAAGAAATCTTTTTGATATCAACGATGAACCGAACAAAGAAAACCAGAAACCCGATTCAATTTGGAAAAAAATACGTTCTTTCTTCGGGCGTTAA